In one window of Mercurialis annua linkage group LG4, ddMerAnnu1.2, whole genome shotgun sequence DNA:
- the LOC126678069 gene encoding plant UBX domain-containing protein 8 codes for MATPNQEAIDTFISITGATQALALQKLEEHHGDLNAAINAHFNDGDRSTAREAPTVAPHDDLMEIDDPNEVAPRRNPLSLLSEATSMNPFSLLDPNFRSLFDGGSNFTSHAPFVSHPRERREIPIEVKDDTAASGGSGSTPIIEDVTGTVLEHGPIVSGTVIVDDDEDDDIPANQTGRAATWTEQRGDVSADNALQRHAIPSAPDFDNVADYSNDIEEEMIRAAIEASRREAEEAEREKALRELRGKVGASEIGASKPDEVELGTVMASNGRVRTGSISIQDEAEDLEEQPLVRHRSRRTSSGSLDSSREVAAVEDSPPSSPGQNNLNSRPQHNGNAFSDEWGGISSEEHDEAVMLEAAMFGGIPEETGYQPPYAPHQFMQAEGPYSRRTPRPPSPSLQAQRLIREQQDDEYLAALAADREKEMKAMEEAEALRLQEEAARKAALEEDRQKEEESRRKLEEEQEFERLLAAKEASLPQEPPSDDENAVTLLVRMPTGARCGRRFLKSDSLRSLFDFIDIARVVKPSSYRLVRPYPRRAFSDGDSELTLNELGLTSKQEALFLELI; via the exons ATGGCTACGCCTAATCAAGAAGCAATCGACACATTTATCAGCATCACTGGGGCTACTCAAGCTCTTGCCCTTCAAAAGCTTGAG GAGCATCATGGTGATCTTAATGCAGCTATCAATGCACATTTCAACGACGGCGATAGAAGCAC TGCTCGTGAAGCTCCTACTGTTGCCCCACATGATGATCTTATGGAGATAGATGATCCAAATGAAGTGGCACCTAGGAGAAATCCTTTGTCACTTCTATCTGAAGCTACTTCGATGAACCCTTTCTCACTTCTTGATCCCAATTTTCGTAGCCTATTTGATGGTGGTTCCAATTTTACAAGTCATGCGCCGTTTGTTTCTCATCcaagagagaggagagagataCCTATAGAGGTCAAGGATGATACTGCTGCATCTGGCGGCTCTGGTAGTACACCTATCATTGAGGATGTAACTGGAACTGTGCTTGAACATGGCCCCATTGTAAGTGGAACTGTCATagttgatgatgatgaagatgatgatatTCCGGCTAACCAAACTGGTAGGGCTGCAACATGGACAGAGCAGAGAGGCGATGTTTCTGCTGACAATGCTCTTCAGAGACATGCTATACCTAGTGCTCCTGATTTTGATAATGTTGCTGACTATAGCAATGATATAGAAGAAGAGATGATTCGAGCTGCTATAGAGGCTTCAAGACGAGAGGCTGAG GAAGCAGAGCGAGAGAAAGCATTGCGTGAGTTGAGGGGAAAAGTTGGAGCTTCAGAAATTGGAGCTTCTAAACCAGATGAAGTGGAGCTGGGAACAGTAATGGCATCAAACGGCAG GGTGAGGACTGGAAGCATTTCTATACAAGATGAAGCTGAAGATCTAGAGGAGCAACCCCTAGTTAGGCATAGATCAAGGCGCACATCTTCTGGCTCTTTGGATTCTTCCAGAGAAGTTGCGGCCGTTGAGGATAGTCCGCCATCAAGTCCTGGACAGAATAATTTAAACAGTCGTCCTCAGCACAACGGAAATGCCTTCTCTGATGAG TGGGGAGGCATCTCTTCTGAAGAACATGATGAAGCTGTCATGCTGGAAGCTGCAATGTTTGGTGGGATACCTGAAGAGACTGGATATCAACCTCCATATGCACCTCATCAATTCATGCAAGCTGAAGGCCCTTATTCACGGAGGACGCCTCGTCCTCCATCACCATCCTTGCAAGCTCAGCGTTTGATCCGTGAACAGCAG GATGATGAGTACCTCGCAGCATTGGCTGCTGACAGGGAAAAGGAGATGAAGGCCATGGAGGAAGCAGAAGCTCTTCGTTTACAGGAAGAAGCAGCTAGGAAAGCTGctcttgaagaagatagacagAAAGAGGAGGAATCTCGCAGAAAATTGGAGGAAGAGCAG GAATTTGAAAGACTGTTGGCAGCAAAAGAAGCTTCTCTGCCTCAGGAACCTCCATCTGATGATGAGAATGCTGTAACACTCTTGGTGAGGATGCCTACTGGCGCTCGATGCGGCCGCCGATTTCTCAAGTCTGACAGTTTACGT TCACTTTTTGACTTCATTGATATTGCAAGGGTGGTCAAGCCCAGTTCTTACAGACTG GTGAGACCATACCCAAGGCGTGCTTTCAGCGATGGAGATAGTGAATTGACGCTGAACGAACTCGGCCTTACCAGCAAACAGGAGGCTCTGTTTCTGGAGTTGATCTAA
- the LOC126679509 gene encoding F-box protein PP2-A12, with amino-acid sequence MGANFSSIFVDPNSLSVQSSSCQNNPSLGDLPEGCVALIIDHLNPQEICKISSLNRAFRGASWADFVWESKLPTNYLSLLERIFGVDYEKFPRKLNKREIFTILSRANTFDGGAKKVWLDKLTGGVCLSVCSKGLAITGIDDRRYWNHIPTEESRFQSIAYLQQIWWLEVDGQFEFPFPAGTYSLFFRLQLGRAAKKFGRRVCNTEHVHGWDIKPVRFQLWTSDGQYASSQCFLNDTGNWDLYHVGDFVVDPSNTSMNLKFSMTQIDCTHTKGGLCLDNVVVYPCTFKERFKHF; translated from the exons atggGTGCTAATTTTTCTTCAATATTTGTTGACCCGAATTCACTATCCGTACAATCATCTTCTTGCCAAAATAACCCGTCTCTTGGCGATTTACCAGAGGGATGTGTTGCTTTGATTATTGATCATTTAAACCCACAAGAGATTTGTAAAATTTCGAGTTTGAATCGGGCATTTCGTGGCGcttcttgggctgattttgtttGGGAATCTAAATTACCCACCAATTATCTTTCTCTTTTAGAAAGAATTTTTGGAGTTGATTATGAGAAGTTTCCGAGGAAGTTGAACAAGAGAGAGATTTTTACCATTTTGTCCAGAGCTAATACCTTTGACGGTGGCGCCAAG AAAGTGTGGCTCGATAAGCTTACTGGTGGTGTCTGCTTATCTGTGTGTTCGAAGGGCTTGGCGATAACGGGGATAGATGATAGAAGATATTGGAATCACATCCCAACTGAGGAATCTAG ATTTCAGTCTATAGCATATCTTCAGCAAATCTGGTGGCTTGAGGTGGATGGGCAGTTTGAGTTTCCATTTCCAGCTGGAACTTACAGCTTATTTTTCAGGCTGCAATTAGGGAGAgctgcaaagaagtttggtcgCCGTGTTTGTAACACCGAGCATGTCCATGGTTGGGATATAAAACCTGTGCGGTTTCAGCTATGGACTTCAGACGGTCAGTATGCCTCTTCTCAGTGTTTTTTGAATGATACTGGGAACTGGGATCTCTATCATGTTGGTGACTTTGTTGTCGACCCCTCTAATACATCTATGAACCTTAAATTCTCGATGACTCAAATCGACTGCACGCACACAAAAGGTGGTCTTTGTTTGGATAATGTTGTAGTATACCCATGTACATTTAAAGAAAGGTTTAAGCATTTTTGA
- the LOC126676969 gene encoding uncharacterized protein LOC126676969, whose product MEEEKKEKEESKQEKKINYWKWMILSAILRLFLVYFSRNLNLSSRPELSTPLTSLRRLAEGYWLKQLSMSPYTGSMYHGSPLLLSVLGPLYVTRIEGQPNHVLCSLLFVIADMVSAMLIRATGRKLQAAYRHSLESLEIDNFLENSEILPSGDIAALVYLWNPFTIVACVGLSTSPVENLFIILTLYGACARLVPLAAFGWVMATHLSLYPAILIIPVILLLGRGLDSPPPKLFQQKERCKINDNFSGGLPHEHEEKMNKPKPQISFSWRLVTLFLLWASLWSVYVLVLCSMSLKKYSNLWEMFQRTYGFILAVEDMSPNIGVLWYFFAEVFDFFRNFFLIVFQMNILFVILPLAIRLKHRPCFLAFAYIAISSMLKSYPSVGDSALYLGLLGLFLDELADMQFSFFIFCGYVGVSLLSPVMHNLWIWRGTGNANFYFATAIAYACLQIILVVESISAVLNHDRNLTKLTAKNLQEGKS is encoded by the exons ATGGAGgaagagaagaaagaaaaagaagaaagcaAGCAAGAGAAGAAGATTAATTACTGGAAATGGATGATATTATCGGCGATACTACGCCTTTTTCTCGTTTACTTCTCTCGAAATCTCAACTTATCATCTCGTCCGGAACTCTCCACTCCGCTCACCAGTCTCCGTCGCC TGGCGGAAGGTTACTGGTTAAAGCAGTTATCGATGTCTCCTTATACAG GATCTATGTATCACGGTTCTCCGTTGTTGCTCTCTGTCCTCGGTCCACTCTATGTTACAAG AATAGAAGGGCAACCTAATCATGTATTATGCAG TTTGCTTTTTGTTATTGCAGATATGGTCAGTGCAATGCTTATTCGTGCTACTGGTCGGAAATTACAGGCAGCATATAGACATAGCTTGGAATCACTTGAGATTGATAATTTTCTAGAAAACTCAG AAATACTTCCTTCAGGAGATATTGCTGCTTTAGTGTATTTGTGGAATCCATTCACAATAGTCGCATGTGTGGGCTTGTCAACATCCCCGGTGGAAAACTTGTTTATCATATTGACACTTTATGGAGCCTGTGCGC GACTAGTTCCTCTGGCAGCATTTGGATGGGTTATGGCAACACATTTATCACTTTATCCAGCAATCCTAATTATCCCT GTGATTCTTTTGTTGGGACGTGGTCTGGATTCGCCCCCTCCAAAGTTGTTCCAGCAGAAAGAACGTTGTAAAATCAATGATAACTTCTCTGGTGGTTTACCTCACGAACATGAAGAAAAGATGAATAAACCAAAGCCACAAATTAGTTTTTCGTGGAGATTAGTCACGCTTTTCTTGCTTTGGGCTTCTTTGTGGTCTGTTTATGTGTTAGTTTTATGCAGCATGTCTCTCAAGAAGTATAGTAATCTATGGGAGATGTTCCAAAG AACATATGGGTTTATTCTTGCAGTGGAAGATATGTCACCAAATATAGGGGTTTTATG GTACTTCTTTGCTGAAGTTTTCGACTTCTTCAGAAATTTCTTTTTGATAGTATTCcaaatgaatattttatttgtgaTTCTGCCATTAGCCATACGGCTGAAACACCGGCCCTGCTTCTTGGCTTTTGCCTACATTGCAATCTCGTCAATGCTTAAATCATATCCATCA GTTGGAGATTCAGCACTGTACTTGGGTCTGTTGGGATTGTTTCTTGATGAACTGGCAg ATATGCAGTTTTCTTTCTTCATCTTCTGTGGTTATGTTGGGGTTTCCCTCCTCAGTCCTGTGATGCACAACCTATGGATTTGGAGG GGCACCGGCAATGCAAATTTCTACTTTGCTACTGCAATTGCTTATGCTTGCTTGCAG ATTATTTTGGTGGTTGAGAGCATAAGTGCAGTGCTTAACCATGATAGGAATCTAACAAAGCTAACTGCCAAAAATCTTCAAGAGGGAAAATCTTAG
- the LOC126678783 gene encoding scarecrow-like protein 28 translates to MLAGCSSSTLLSPRHRLRSESTSPAQFQACHFQLPSMSTQRLDLPCTFSRKESSRSQSIRPVGVGLSDKSLESKAATCSLKQNIRLPPLATSNQSVKEEFWQKGKSLKRFAEQGSVDDESYTNRAKRKRGGSDGDSCEGGDSLSLGQLGSGNFWFQSGFEVSRGLNTSQAPFSLTYSGDEDKVCFVPSELITPPLPLSNNPWVESVVREITDLGEKDGESSQRPVIKEASGSSASSESHSLGLRLSENITEHEVGNGSRFARPYGGATEEAAVENQQEEYQAYELVSLLTACVEAIGLRNMAVINHCIAKLGDLSSPKGTAVSRLIAYYTEALALRVTRLWPHLFHITTPREFDRVDDDSGIAFRLLNQVTPIPKFIHFTENEMLLRAFEGKDKVHIIDFDIKQGLQWPGLFQSLASRTNPPSHVRITGIGDSKQELNDTGDRLAGFAEALNLPFEFHPVVDRLEDVRLWMLHVKEGESVAVNCVFQMHKTLYDTSGGALRDFLGLIRSTNPVIVLMAEQEAEHNVLNLEARVCNSLKYYSAIFDSIDSSLPLDSPVRIKIEEMFAREIRNIVACEGSDRLERHEGFEKWRKMMEQGGFRCIRVSEREFLQSRMLLKMYASEDYSVTQMQDGSALTLSWSDQPLYTISSWAPVDIAGSSSSFSQPS, encoded by the coding sequence ATGTTGGCTGGGTGTTCTAGTTCTACATTGCTGTCACCAAGGCATAGATTAAGGAGTGAGTCAACATCACCAGCACAGTTTCAAGCTTGTCATTTTCAGTTACCGTCAATGAGCACACAGAGATTGGACTTACCGTGTACTTTCTCTCGAAAAGAATCGTCCCGATCGCAGTCTATTAGGCCCGTTGGTGTTGGTCTATCGGATAAATCACTTGAATCGAAGGCGGCTACTTGTTCACTCAAGCAGAACATTAGGCTCCCACCATTGGCAACAAGCAATCAATCAGTGAAAGAGGAGTTTTGGCAGAAAGGTAAGAGTTTGAAGAGATTTGCAGAGCAGGGTTCAGTTGATGATGAGTCTTATACTAATAGGGCTAAACGAAAAAGAGGTGGTAGTGATGGTGATAGTTGTGAAGGTGGTGATAGTTTGAGTTTAGGCCAATTAGGAAGCGGAAATTTTTGGTTTCAGTCGGGTTTTGAGGTATCTAGAGGCCTAAACACTTCACAAGCTCCTTTTTCATTGACATATTCAGGAGATGAGGATAAGGTTTGCTTTGTTCCTAGTGAGTTGATCACTCCACCTCTGCCATTGTCGAACAATCCATGGGTGGAATCAGTCGTAAGGGAGATTACTGACCTTGGCGAAAAAGACGGAGAGAGTAGCCAAAGGCCAGTAATAAAAGAAGCTTCAGGTTCAAGTGCATCATCAGAAAGTCATAGCTTGGGGCTTAGGCTTAGTGAGAACATTACGGAGCATGAAGTAGGTAATGGTTCTAGGTTTGCTCGTCCATATGGAGGCGCGACAGAAGAAGCTGCAGTGGAGAATCAACAAGAGGAGTATCAGGCATATGAGCTGGTTAGCTTGCTTACAGCATGTGTTGAAGCAATTGGATTACGGAATATGGCAGTGATCAACCACTGTATAGCAAAATTAGGGGATCTTTCTTCTCCAAAGGGAACAGCTGTTAGCCGGCTTATTGCTTACTATACCGAGGCTTTAGCTCTTAGAGTTACAAGGCTTTGGCCTCATCTATTCCATATCACCACTCCTCGGGAATTTGATCGAGTTGATGATGATTCCGGGATTGCTTTTAGGCTTTTGAATCAGGTTACCCCAATTCCAAAGTTTATTCATTTCACAGAAAATGAGATGTTGTTGAGAGCTTTTGAGGGGAAAGATAAAGTTCACATTATAGACTTTGACATTAAGCAAGGGCTTCAATGGCCTGGTTTGTTTCAGAGTTTGGCTTCAAGGACTAATCCTCCTAGCCATGTTAGAATCACGGGTATTGGCGACTCCAAGCAAGAATTGAACGACACTGGTGATAGGCTAGCTGGATTTGCTGAGGCATTGAACCTGCCTTTCGAGTTTCATCCGGTTGTCGACAGATTAGAAGATGTGAGGTTGTGGATGCTTCATGTGAAGGAGGGGGAAAGTGTGGCCGTGAATTGTGTTTTCCAAATGCACAAGACACTTTATGATACGAGTGGAGGAGCGTTAAGGGATTTCTTGGGACTAATTCGAAGCACAAATCCCGTAATAGTTCTGATGGCAGAGCAAGAGGCCGAACACAATGTTCTGAATCTGGAAGCAAGAGTATGCAATTCTCTCAAGTACTACTCCGCAATATTCGACTCAATTGATTCTAGCCTTCCTTTAGACAGCCCGGTTAGGATCAAGATAGAGGAGATGTTTGCAAGGGAGATTAGGAACATAGTTGCTTGTGAAGGAAGCGACAGGCTCGAAAGGCACGAGGGTTTTGAAAAGTGGAGGAAGATGATGGAGCAAGGCGGGTTTAGGTGCATCAGAGTTAGCGAGAGGGAATTTCTTCAAAGCCGAATGTTGTTGAAGATGTATGCTTCTGAGGATTATAGTGTTACACAAATGCAGGATGGATCAGCACTGACTCTAAGTTGGTCAGATCAGCCTCTATACACTATCTCATCGTGGGCGCCTGTCGATATCGCCGGAAGTTCATCCTCGTTTTCTCAGCCAAGTTGA
- the LOC126679419 gene encoding rRNA biogenesis protein rrp36 isoform X1: MKKPNREIGHAAESEEEDEELSSSYSSSDDEIEESEIQRQIADATFEELQKARCNGSVSVFQKPKLEKKSARANKNRPMEASCKKPVTRFREIFQAPKKVIRDPRFESLCGNLDVDGFRKRYNFLYEDNLPAEREELKGQLKKSKDPKVVEQLKHDISLIDKELRFESKKQTDAAILAEHKKKERVAAKNGKQPFYLKKSEVRKQRLVEKYNKLKESGKLESFIEKRRKKNASKDHRYMPYRKSGDVDQQG; this comes from the exons ATGAAGAAACCTAATAGAGAAATTGGCCATGCTGCGGAAAGTGAAGAAGAAGACGAAGAGTTATCCTCGTCTTATTCTTCTTCAGATGATGAAATTGAG GAAAGTGAGATACAGAGACAAATTGCAGATGCTACATTTGAGGAATTGCAAAAAGCGAGGTGTAATGGCTCTGTTTCAGTTTTTCAAAAACCTAAGCTTGAGAAGAAGTCTGCAAGAGCTAATAAAAATAG GCCAATGGAGGCTAGTTGCAAGAAGCCCGTGACTCGATTTCGAGAAATTTTTCAAGCTCCGAAGAAG GTGATACGTGATCCCCGTTTTGAGTCTCTATGTGGCAACCTTGACGTCGATGG GTTTAGGAAAAGATACAATTTTCTATATGAGGACAATCTACCTGCTGAAAGAGAG GAATTGAAGGGGCAACTGAAGAAATCAAAGGATCCAAAAGTAGTTGAACAGCTAAAGCACGACATCTCTTTAATT GATAAAGAATTAAGATTTGAGTCCAAAAAACAAACTGATGCAGCAATACTGGCCGAGCACAAGAAGAAAGAGAGAGTAGCCGCAAAGAATGGAAAACAGCCGTTCTATTTGAAGAAAT CTGAAGTTAGGAAGCAAAGGCTTGTCGAGAAATACAACAAACTTAAG GAATCGGGTAAGCTTGAATCTTTTATTGAgaagaggaggaagaagaaTGCTTCCAAGGACCACAGATACATGCCATACCGCAAGTCCGGTGATGTGGATCAACAAGGCTGA
- the LOC126679419 gene encoding uncharacterized protein LOC126679419 isoform X2 — MKKPNREIGHAAESEEEDEELSSSYSSSDDEIERQIADATFEELQKARCNGSVSVFQKPKLEKKSARANKNRPMEASCKKPVTRFREIFQAPKKVIRDPRFESLCGNLDVDGFRKRYNFLYEDNLPAEREELKGQLKKSKDPKVVEQLKHDISLIDKELRFESKKQTDAAILAEHKKKERVAAKNGKQPFYLKKSEVRKQRLVEKYNKLKESGKLESFIEKRRKKNASKDHRYMPYRKSGDVDQQG; from the exons ATGAAGAAACCTAATAGAGAAATTGGCCATGCTGCGGAAAGTGAAGAAGAAGACGAAGAGTTATCCTCGTCTTATTCTTCTTCAGATGATGAAATTGAG AGACAAATTGCAGATGCTACATTTGAGGAATTGCAAAAAGCGAGGTGTAATGGCTCTGTTTCAGTTTTTCAAAAACCTAAGCTTGAGAAGAAGTCTGCAAGAGCTAATAAAAATAG GCCAATGGAGGCTAGTTGCAAGAAGCCCGTGACTCGATTTCGAGAAATTTTTCAAGCTCCGAAGAAG GTGATACGTGATCCCCGTTTTGAGTCTCTATGTGGCAACCTTGACGTCGATGG GTTTAGGAAAAGATACAATTTTCTATATGAGGACAATCTACCTGCTGAAAGAGAG GAATTGAAGGGGCAACTGAAGAAATCAAAGGATCCAAAAGTAGTTGAACAGCTAAAGCACGACATCTCTTTAATT GATAAAGAATTAAGATTTGAGTCCAAAAAACAAACTGATGCAGCAATACTGGCCGAGCACAAGAAGAAAGAGAGAGTAGCCGCAAAGAATGGAAAACAGCCGTTCTATTTGAAGAAAT CTGAAGTTAGGAAGCAAAGGCTTGTCGAGAAATACAACAAACTTAAG GAATCGGGTAAGCTTGAATCTTTTATTGAgaagaggaggaagaagaaTGCTTCCAAGGACCACAGATACATGCCATACCGCAAGTCCGGTGATGTGGATCAACAAGGCTGA